Proteins encoded within one genomic window of Methanoregula sp. UBA64:
- a CDS encoding TolB family protein: MKIFLYLCGIIILLCLVISPVAATLSGTDIPVYSPYITEDDSGKPNYTYPEGVAIDRDQMVWEKFIWGQANSSNFSLTVYLMNLTDGTTRIVATSPSQEFQYLFQTPFGFADGRVVWNAEYDFNLFMYDDRTEKVTPLTADGTADLSIQRPNRDPFIFGDRVVWAKQKLYPSEDSDIVLYNLTDRTLRDIATDPGKKAMPAMDDSYVVWVDKRSEPGAGDIYLFDLTNNTERPLCTARGVQHYPQVSGNYVVWADLRDGPHEIYLYNLTTGTEYRISDPNYYAAVPYLSGNYIAWEMYALYDDTREKTRQVVIYNIATGESVLFEPGTRHPMLLGLNNNRILYANPDNQTIKDGYVHIFAIDTPAPVQSTPGVPVATTPHTENRTASAFYTFSEPAPAGSGPATILAAIILSIGLVMAIRKHRTGRKNR, encoded by the coding sequence ATGAAAATTTTCCTGTACCTGTGCGGGATTATCATTCTCCTCTGCCTCGTGATATCTCCCGTTGCTGCTACACTCTCCGGTACCGATATTCCCGTCTATTCCCCTTACATCACCGAAGACGACTCCGGCAAACCAAATTATACCTATCCGGAGGGTGTTGCCATCGATCGTGACCAGATGGTCTGGGAGAAGTTCATCTGGGGACAGGCAAACAGTTCGAATTTTTCCCTCACCGTCTACCTGATGAACCTGACGGACGGGACCACAAGGATTGTCGCCACATCCCCTTCGCAGGAATTTCAGTACCTTTTCCAGACACCGTTTGGTTTTGCGGACGGACGGGTGGTCTGGAATGCAGAGTATGACTTCAATCTCTTCATGTACGACGATCGTACGGAGAAGGTTACTCCCCTCACTGCTGATGGCACCGCTGATCTGAGTATCCAGCGGCCGAACCGCGATCCATTCATCTTCGGGGACCGGGTAGTCTGGGCCAAGCAGAAACTCTACCCGTCGGAAGATTCCGATATTGTCCTGTACAACCTGACCGACCGGACCCTGCGGGATATTGCAACAGATCCCGGGAAAAAGGCAATGCCCGCCATGGACGATTCGTACGTTGTCTGGGTGGACAAGCGCAGCGAGCCGGGAGCCGGCGATATTTATCTTTTCGATTTAACGAACAACACGGAACGGCCCCTCTGTACGGCTCGGGGCGTCCAGCACTACCCGCAGGTCTCGGGAAATTATGTTGTCTGGGCGGACCTGCGCGACGGCCCGCACGAGATCTATCTCTACAACCTGACAACAGGGACCGAATACCGGATCAGCGATCCCAATTATTACGCTGCCGTACCGTACCTTTCGGGAAATTACATTGCATGGGAGATGTACGCGCTCTATGACGATACCCGGGAAAAAACCCGGCAGGTGGTGATTTACAACATTGCAACCGGCGAGAGCGTGCTGTTCGAACCGGGAACCCGGCACCCGATGCTGCTGGGTCTGAACAATAACCGGATCCTGTACGCAAACCCGGACAACCAGACAATCAAAGACGGGTACGTCCACATTTTTGCGATAGATACCCCGGCACCGGTTCAATCGACCCCGGGGGTTCCTGTTGCCACTACCCCGCACACGGAGAACAGAACAGCCTCTGCATTCTACACCTTTTCGGAACCGGCCCCCGCAGGTTCCGGGCCTGCGACAATCCTTGCGGCGATCATTCTGAGTATCGGTCTTGTAATGGCGATCCGGAAACACCGCACCGGTCGTAAAAACCGGTAA
- a CDS encoding winged helix-turn-helix transcriptional regulator: MDGKRGAFRIACRIAYYGVILLIVLFVLYSFLNWVTIFLWGDPSALRGEPRMFHPPQIVILHYASMISPEFGQIIVALLFSGCLVFAYFGYRQLTRKNSLDHPTRNHIAGYIRSHPGSHFGSILRGTGINRGTLFYHLGQLAMLGLVHEVRVRGLTRYFIQGSGLSDLEEKILIHRDNRVRCWILDMLEQVPAVSRTEMKKRLGISGPALWYHMQLLIRDGIVRTEQAKGTVGKPVGYSLTREAVGILEPGDRIAGAAMPDKPGPGSAQSLSEGFAAKTNTGTSDEIKVH, translated from the coding sequence ATGGACGGGAAACGCGGTGCGTTCAGGATTGCGTGCCGCATTGCGTATTACGGGGTTATTCTCCTCATCGTCCTGTTCGTTCTCTATTCTTTCCTGAACTGGGTGACTATTTTTTTATGGGGGGACCCCTCCGCCCTGCGGGGCGAACCCCGTATGTTCCATCCCCCGCAGATCGTGATCCTCCACTACGCGAGCATGATCTCCCCGGAGTTCGGGCAGATCATTGTCGCGCTGCTCTTCTCGGGGTGCCTGGTCTTTGCGTACTTCGGGTACCGCCAGCTTACCCGGAAAAATTCCCTTGACCATCCCACACGCAACCATATCGCAGGTTATATCCGCTCCCATCCCGGCAGTCATTTTGGCTCGATACTGCGGGGCACCGGGATCAACCGGGGAACGCTCTTTTACCATCTCGGCCAGCTTGCCATGCTCGGTCTCGTACACGAGGTACGGGTCCGGGGCCTGACCCGGTACTTCATACAGGGAAGCGGTCTTTCGGATCTCGAAGAAAAGATCCTGATCCACCGGGACAACCGCGTACGCTGCTGGATTCTCGATATGCTCGAACAGGTACCGGCAGTATCGCGGACGGAAATGAAAAAACGCCTCGGGATCTCCGGGCCGGCGCTCTGGTACCATATGCAGCTGCTTATCCGGGACGGGATAGTACGTACAGAACAGGCAAAAGGGACGGTGGGAAAACCTGTCGGGTATTCGCTCACCCGGGAGGCTGTCGGTATCCTGGAACCCGGTGACCGGATTGCCGGTGCCGCTATGCCGGATAAACCCGGCCCTGGTTCTGCCCAATCCCTTTCGGAGGGATTTGCTGCGAAGACGAATACGGGAACCAGCGATGAGATAAAAGTTCATTAA
- a CDS encoding winged helix-turn-helix transcriptional regulator, translating to MDIDRLGIVIAAACLLVLFFAVPMSGLASNGYVVEPATDADIANSTPLEMVPISFWDLPPRDMLTAVALSLSPLLLYPLELFFFIKMFAYLGYRKITMANVLTNATRSRIYEAIATNPGIFFNELARQTGIARSTLRYHLALLKMTGKISVAKTGSDTRYFENSGRFSGSEQKILALLHNSRDRLICEYLIQNPATTRSDLEKVLGISGAAVTWHTNRLRDAGVLEVTKSGRTVQYSIAPDAVRALHTYYPQESGTGADGPE from the coding sequence ATGGACATTGACCGGCTCGGCATTGTGATCGCGGCAGCCTGCCTGCTCGTCCTCTTCTTTGCCGTACCGATGTCCGGTCTCGCCAGCAACGGATACGTTGTCGAGCCGGCAACCGATGCAGACATTGCAAACAGCACTCCGCTTGAAATGGTGCCGATCTCGTTCTGGGACCTCCCGCCCCGGGACATGCTGACGGCTGTTGCATTATCTCTGTCGCCGCTCCTGCTCTATCCCCTCGAACTGTTCTTTTTTATCAAGATGTTCGCGTACCTTGGTTACCGGAAGATCACGATGGCAAACGTGCTCACAAACGCCACGCGCTCACGGATTTACGAGGCAATTGCAACAAACCCCGGGATATTCTTCAACGAGCTTGCCCGGCAGACCGGGATCGCCCGGAGCACGCTCCGGTACCATCTTGCGCTGCTGAAAATGACCGGGAAAATTTCGGTGGCAAAAACCGGATCCGATACCCGGTACTTCGAGAACTCCGGGAGATTCTCCGGGTCCGAGCAGAAGATCCTCGCTCTCCTGCATAACAGCAGGGACCGGCTCATCTGCGAGTACCTGATCCAGAACCCGGCAACGACCCGGAGCGATCTCGAAAAAGTGCTGGGGATCTCCGGGGCAGCCGTGACCTGGCACACGAACCGTCTCCGCGATGCCGGGGTGCTCGAAGTAACAAAGTCCGGAAGAACGGTGCAGTACTCGATAGCCCCGGATGCGGTACGTGCGCTGCACACATACTACCCGCAGGAGAGCGGGACCGGTGCGGACGGGCCCGAATAA